In one window of Hevea brasiliensis isolate MT/VB/25A 57/8 chromosome 10, ASM3005281v1, whole genome shotgun sequence DNA:
- the LOC110634978 gene encoding uncharacterized protein LOC110634978 produces the protein MSALFNFHSFLTVVLLGICTCTFVKMHFPAILEQRTGFRGFFWKAARIGERLSPWVAVGCFTMGVSIIFF, from the exons ATG TCAGCACTCTTCAATTTTCATTCGTTTCTTACGGTTGTGCTATTGGGAATTTGTACTTGCACTTTTGTGAAGATGCACTTTCCAGCAATCCTGGAACAGAGAACAGG GTTTCGAGGGTTTTTCTGGAAGGCAGCCAGAATAG GTGAGCGGTTGAGCCCCTGGGTGGCTGTGGGGTGCTTCACAATGGGTGTGTCGATAATATTTTTCTGA
- the LOC110634962 gene encoding receptor protein kinase-like protein ZAR1, with amino-acid sequence MKKDLSLALLCFSFFFFLFCSTKLTLSLSPDGLSLLALKSAVDQPSGDSPFADWNDDDPTPCHWTGISCMNISGFPDPRVVGIAIAGKNLRGYIPSELGTLVYLRRLNLHSNNFYGSIPVELFNATSLHSLFLYGNNLSGPLPPSICNLPRLQNLDLSNNSLSGPLPENLNNCKQLQRLILARNKFSGAIPAGIWPELDNLVQLDLSSNEFSGSIPNDLGELKSLSNTLNLSFNHLSGRIPKSLGNLPVTVSFDLRNNNLTGEIPQTGSFANQGPTAFLNNPLLCGFPLQKQCKDSTKSSPASQNSTPESDDNPKKGLSSGLIILISVADAAGVAFIGLVIIYVYWKKKDDSKGCSCTGKTKFGGNEKSHACGLCSCVNGFGNEESEAEDVEKAEQGKGEGELVAIDKGFSFELDELLRASAYVLGKSGLGIVYKVVLGNGIPVAVRRLGEGGEQRYREFVAEVQAIGKVKHPNIVKLRAYYWAPDEKLLISDFISNGNLATALRGRSGQPSSSLSWATRLRIAKGTARGLAYLHECSPRKFVHGDIKPSNILLDNEFQAYISDFGLSRLINITGNNPSSSGGFIGGALPYVKSVQTERTNNYCAPEARVPGNRPTQKWDVYSFGVVLLELLTGKSPELSPTTSTSIEIPDLVRWVRKGFEEENPLSDMVDPMLLQEVHAKKEVLAVFHVALACTESDPEVRPRMKNVSENLERIGT; translated from the exons ATGAAAAAAGACCTTTCTTTAGCATTGCTCTgtttctctttcttcttcttcctcttctgcagCACCAAACTAACTCTTTCTCTTTCTCCTGATGGTCTTTCCCTTCTTGCTTTAAAATCCGCCGTCGATCAGCCATCCGGTGATTCCCCTTTTGCCGATTGGAACGACGACGACCCCACCCCTTGCCACTGGACTGGCATTTCCTGTATGAACATTTCCGGATTCCCAGACCCACGTGTCGTCGGAATCGCTATCGCCGGCAAGAATCTACGTGGGTATATACCGTCTGAGCTGGGAACTCTAGTGTATCTTCGACGACTCAATCTTCATAGCAATAACTTTTATGGGTCGATCCCTGTTGAGCTCTTTAACGCCACTTCACTTCACAGCCTCTTCCTCTATGGTAACAATCTCTCAGGTCCTCTTCCTCCCTCTATCTGTAACCTCCCCAGACTCCAAAACCTCGATCTTTCAAACAATTCTCTATCGGGTCCTTTACCAGAGAATTTAAACAATTGCAAGCAGTTGCAGAGGCTGATTTTAGCGCGAAATAAATTCTCCGGTGCGATTCCTGCTGGTATTTGGCCAGAATTGGACAATTTAGTTCAGCTCGATCTTTCATCTAACGAGTTCAGTGGATCAATACCCAATGATCTCGGCGAACTCAAGTCTCTTTCTAATACCTTAAATCTCTCTTTCAATCATTTATCTGGGAGAATCCCAAAATCTCTGGGAAATTTGCCCGTCACCGTGAGTTTTGATCTGCGAAACAATAATTTAACCGGCGAAATACCTCAAACAGGGTCATTTGCTAACCAAGGACCAACTGCTTTCCTGAACAATCCTCTGTTATGTGGGTTTCCTCTCCAGAAACAGTGTAAAGACTCTACAAAGAGCTCACCGGCAAGCCAGAATTCGACGCCGGAATCCGATGATAATCCCAAGAAAGGCTTAAGTTCTGGGTTGATTATACTTATATCAGTAGCTGATGCAGCTGGTGTAGCGTTCATTGGTCTAGTAATAATCTATGTGTactggaaaaagaaagatgattctaAAGGCTGTAGCTGCACAGGGAAGACCAAATTTGGCGGGAACGAGAAATCGCATGCCTGCGGGCTCTGTTCCTGCGTCAATGGCTTCGGAAACGAGGAGTCTGAAGCAGAAGATGTAGAGAAAGCAGagcaagggaaaggagaaggtgaGCTGGTAGCAATTGACAAAGGCTTTAGCTTTGAACTGGACGAGCTGCTTAGAGCTTCAGCTTATGTATTGGGGAAAAGTGGGTTGGGAATAGTATATAAGGTGGTGCTCGGAAATGGGATTCCGGTGGCGGTTAGGAGGCTCGGCGAGGGAGGAGAGCAGAGGTATAGAGAGTTTGTAGCTGAAGTCCAGGCTATTGGGAAGGTTAAGCATCCAAATATAGTGAAATTAAGAGCTTATTATTGGGCCCCTGATGAGAAACTTCTTATCAGTGATTTCATCTCCAATGGCAACTTGGCTACTGCTCTTAGAG GGAGAAGTGGTCAGCCATCGTCCAGTCTGTCATGGGCAACCAGGCTGAGAATTGCCAAGGGAACAGCCAGGGGCTTAGCCTACCTCCATGAATGCAGTCCAAGAAAATTCGTCCATGGGGACATCAAACCATCCAACATCCTCCTCGACAACGAATTCCAGGCTTATATTTCTGATTTTGGTCTAAGCAGACTAATCAatatcactggtaacaatccttctTCCTCAGGTGGATTTATTGGTGGAGCTTTACCTTACGTAAAATCAGTCCAAACCGAGCGAACCAACAATTACTGTGCTCCAGAAGCTCGTGTTCCTGGCAACAGACCTACCCAGAAATGGGATGTGTATTCATTTGGAGTTGTCTTGCTTGAACTGCTGACAGGGAAATCTCCTGAACTTTCACCAACCACATCAACTTCTATAGAAATTCCAGACTTGGTAAGGTGGGTAAGGAAAGGGTTTGAAGAAGAGAACCCATTATCAGATATGGTAGACCCAATGTTGCTCCAAGAAGTGCATGCCAAGAAGGAGGTACTAGCAGTTTTCCATGTTGCTCTTGCCTGCACTGAATCAGACCCTGAGGTTCGACCGAGGATGAAAAATGTGTCTGAAAATCTCGAGAGGATCGGAACATAG
- the LOC110634948 gene encoding uncharacterized protein LOC110634948: protein MGNCVSAQKNTEPAMTLKSSVNSEGNCVRIESPIKEDKVNGDLSMKELNSKLQSSSQMPYEASFGDLSNREEMFFDSQPWLESDIEDFISVNGDFTPLSSTSPLHQNSFIKNPEYDESLYISSSVNSMPESSPTDMKKQLIEFFHESFNTDVDNNQNLQDMTEAKPMTFYLPSKCRNRRPYESVNGSTCSGTTNGYCIHTKGKPAHSAQCCLPNLMRSLSFRGRKKRLSPA from the exons ATGGGAAATTGTGTTTCAGCTCAGAAAAACACAGAACCAGCCATGACTCTTAAAAGCTCAGTCAATTCTGAAGGCAACTGTGTTCGAATTGAATCACCCATTAAGGAAGACAAAGTTAATGGTGATCTCTCAATGAAAGAACTCAATTCCAAGCTTCAATCCTCATCTCAAATGCCTTACGAAGCGAGTTTTGGAGACTTGA GTAATAGGGAGGAAATGTTTTTCGATTCTCAGCCTTGGTTAGAATCTGATATTGAAGATTTCATCAGTGTCAACGGTG ATTTTACCCCATTGAGTAGTACTTCTCCACTTCACCAGAACAGCTTCATAAAAAATCCTGAATATGATGAATCTCTTTACATCAGCAGCTCTGTAAATTCAATGCCTGAATCCTCTCCAACTGATATGAAGAAGCAACTAATTGAGTTCTTCCACGAAAGCTTCAACACTGATGTTGATAACAATCAAAACTTACAAGACATGACAGAAGCCAAGCCTATGACCTTTTACCTTCCTTCTAAATGCAGAAATAGAAGGCCCTATGAATCGGTAAACGGCTCTACTTGTAGTGGAACAACAAATGGGTACTGCATTCACACAAAAGGTAAACCAGCACATTCTGCTCAGTGTTGCCTTCCAAATTTGATGCGAAGCCTCAGCTTTAGGGGAAGGAAGAAAAGGCTGAGCCCTGCATAA